The nucleotide sequence CACCCCTCAGCGCTGAATTTCTCATTTTTCTGCGCCAGCCCCAGTTCGTATTCTGCTTTGGTATAATCGTAGTCGGGCTTGTACAGGAACGCTATATGCTGATTCAGCAACTCACTGGCGATGTACCCGGTCATGCTAGATGCCGCCGGGTTAGTAAAGGTGATGTAACCATCTCTATTCAGCATAAAGATAGCATCGGGGATACTTTCGAGTAGTAAACTACAATCGTTGAGCATAGCTATGCCGACAGGTTTCACCTGTAATCAGGGAGGGTAAAATTAACTGGCAGATCAAGTATATCCTTCAGAATCAAGCCCTAATAGCGTATTTACCTATTGTATGGCCATTGGTTATGCCTATACTTTCCCA is from Spirosoma taeanense and encodes:
- a CDS encoding PAS domain-containing protein translates to MLNDCSLLLESIPDAIFMLNRDGYITFTNPAASSMTGYIASELLNQHIAFLYKPDYDYTKAEYELGLAQKNEKFSAEGWKFRKDKTKFWGEHILSCLYDEQKAPIGYCCTLRDRSEKKTG